A DNA window from Flavisolibacter ginsenosidimutans contains the following coding sequences:
- a CDS encoding ABC transporter six-transmembrane domain-containing protein: MSRIGVLKAIVLKHKSQLLLTNALFAVEMLGPLLRPYFLGEAVNDLIRHRYRGLFWLGGSQLLWLIVGTIRHRYDTRTYTSIYNSLVTRMITKVKTAAISKLSAHANLAREFVDFLQFDLNYVVEAGYNLIGSLLLLFVYEKKLVALCLLMLVPVLLISYPYGKRMRRLNRQKNDELERQVDVIDTRDKEIIETHFERLRFWQIKISDGEAFNFGLMELLVLVVIVSSLLLTVNASTNTVMAGDLIGIYNYILKFVSGLDTIPYTVQRVASLRDILQRVELGVEKIENDEEEQ, from the coding sequence ATGTCACGCATTGGGGTTTTAAAAGCAATCGTTCTAAAGCACAAGTCTCAACTCTTGCTTACGAATGCATTGTTTGCCGTTGAAATGCTCGGGCCTTTGCTGCGTCCTTATTTTCTTGGCGAAGCCGTAAATGATTTGATTCGGCATCGCTACCGCGGTTTGTTTTGGTTGGGTGGTTCGCAATTGCTCTGGCTCATTGTTGGCACGATTCGTCACCGCTACGATACCCGCACGTACACGTCCATTTACAATTCGCTTGTTACCCGAATGATTACGAAGGTTAAAACAGCGGCCATCTCTAAACTGAGTGCTCATGCCAATCTTGCCCGCGAGTTTGTTGACTTTTTGCAGTTTGATTTAAACTATGTTGTTGAAGCGGGTTACAATCTTATTGGTTCGTTGCTCTTGCTTTTTGTTTACGAAAAAAAACTGGTGGCGCTTTGTCTCCTGATGCTCGTTCCGGTACTCCTTATTTCTTATCCATACGGCAAACGCATGAGGCGATTGAACCGCCAAAAGAATGATGAACTGGAACGCCAGGTGGATGTGATTGACACACGCGACAAGGAAATCATTGAAACGCATTTTGAACGGCTGCGGTTCTGGCAAATTAAAATCTCCGATGGCGAAGCGTTCAATTTTGGCTTGATGGAATTGTTGGTTTTGGTTGTGATTGTTTCGTCCTTGTTGTTAACGGTGAACGCATCAACCAATACCGTGATGGCCGGTGATCTCATTGGCATCTACAATTATATTTTAAAATTTGTTTCGGGGCTCGATACCATTCCTTATACCGTTCAGCGTGTAGCATCGTTGCGCGACATTTTGCAGCGGGTAGAGCTGGGCGTTGAAAAAATTGAAAACGACGAGGAAGAGCAATAA
- a CDS encoding SET domain-containing protein-lysine N-methyltransferase has protein sequence MNDKRKIINRYEAVSVEESLRTGQRSLHASKAFQKDEIISSFAAAEERSSPTSLTLQKDDNVHIVLSPSFLQYVNHSCSPSAFFDTTLMQFVALKNIAEGEELTFFYPSAEWEMAQAFDCRCGHHNCLGTISGAAFLSTEVLQRYRLTDFIQRKLAEQKEKRA, from the coding sequence ATGAACGATAAAAGAAAAATCATCAACCGCTACGAAGCCGTGAGTGTTGAAGAAAGTTTACGCACAGGCCAGCGTTCGCTTCACGCAAGCAAAGCCTTTCAAAAAGACGAAATTATTTCTTCGTTTGCGGCTGCGGAAGAACGTTCGTCGCCAACCTCTTTAACGCTGCAAAAAGACGATAACGTGCACATCGTTTTATCGCCATCGTTTTTGCAATACGTCAATCATTCCTGTTCTCCTTCTGCTTTTTTTGATACGACGTTGATGCAGTTTGTTGCGTTGAAAAATATTGCTGAAGGCGAGGAGCTGACGTTCTTTTATCCTTCTGCCGAGTGGGAAATGGCACAGGCTTTCGATTGCCGTTGCGGTCATCACAATTGCCTGGGAACAATTAGCGGCGCGGCTTTTTTATCAACAGAAGTGTTACAGCGTTACCGCCTGACGGATTTCATTCAACGCAAACTGGCTGAGCAAAAAGAAAAAAGAGCCTGA
- a CDS encoding TlpA family protein disulfide reductase, which yields MKRNFLLLVLLINSFAFAQTITSAEMDTSLPPMVAMRKTTIGKPFGAFSATGDSVITTEAFKGKTVFVNFWFESCAPCITELDGLNTLYKQTKNNANFLFVSFTFEPIEKLKTLREKYGLFYPVYHIEAKGCQRLNRGLGFPTNVLVDSAGKINHLVFGGAKDKKSAEEFLHNEFYQKIIALSEQH from the coding sequence GTGAAAAGAAACTTTCTGCTTTTGGTGCTTCTCATTAATTCGTTTGCCTTTGCGCAAACGATTACTTCTGCTGAAATGGATACGTCACTTCCGCCAATGGTAGCCATGCGCAAGACAACTATTGGAAAACCTTTTGGTGCTTTCTCAGCAACGGGTGATTCGGTAATCACCACAGAAGCGTTCAAGGGCAAAACAGTATTTGTCAACTTTTGGTTTGAATCTTGTGCGCCTTGCATTACTGAACTCGACGGACTAAATACCCTGTATAAACAAACAAAGAACAACGCAAACTTTTTGTTTGTTTCCTTTACGTTTGAGCCGATTGAAAAATTAAAAACCTTACGCGAAAAATACGGGTTGTTTTATCCTGTGTATCACATTGAAGCAAAAGGCTGTCAGCGTTTGAATCGTGGCTTAGGTTTCCCAACCAATGTGTTGGTTGATTCGGCCGGGAAGATCAATCACCTCGTATTTGGCGGAGCGAAAGACAAAAAATCAGCGGAAGAGTTTTTACACAACGAGTTCTATCAAAAAATCATTGCATTATCCGAACAACATTAA
- a CDS encoding single-stranded DNA-binding protein encodes MYALKNKVQLIGHIGNNPEVRNFEGGKKWTRLSIATNETYRNAQGVKITDTQWHNLVAYGKVAELIEKYVVKGSEIAVEGKLINRSYIDKEGLKKYVTEVQVSELLLLGTNAAKAAAEA; translated from the coding sequence ATGTACGCACTCAAAAACAAGGTTCAATTGATTGGCCATATCGGCAATAACCCCGAGGTTCGCAATTTCGAAGGCGGAAAAAAATGGACACGCCTTAGCATTGCCACCAATGAAACATACCGCAACGCACAAGGCGTAAAAATTACCGACACGCAATGGCACAATTTGGTAGCCTATGGAAAGGTGGCCGAACTGATTGAAAAATACGTGGTGAAAGGTTCCGAAATTGCCGTGGAAGGCAAGTTGATAAACCGCAGCTACATTGACAAAGAAGGCCTGAAAAAATACGTGACCGAAGTGCAAGTTTCCGAACTTCTTTTGCTTGGTACTAATGCCGCCAAAGCCGCTGCAGAGGCTTAG
- a CDS encoding helix-turn-helix domain-containing protein, giving the protein MRLHLSMQHDSTNTVFSLAADLVNHTSRHLFLTGKAGTGKTTFLKYIKDTTKKNTVIVAPTGVAAINASGVTMHSFFQLPFGPFVPASTNLYNGNGQATDKHSLFKNIFFTSSKRELLQELELLIIDEVSMVRADMLDAMDVILRHFRKKYNVPFGGVQVVYIGDLFQLPPVVQQQEWAILSEHYESPFFFDAKVVKESPPLYIELKKIYRQNEQHFIDILNRIRNNIANANDLAELNNRYNPSFNPPAEEKYITLSTHNRKADVINEAELKKLPGNLHMFTAEVTGEFSDKALPTEMNLQLKEGAQVMFVKNDSGTERRYFNGKLAIVKKISNDEITVSFDDGEDLKLEKETWKNIRYNYDKEKGDIDEEELGSFKQYPIRLAWAITIHKSQGLTFNKAVIDAGSSFAAGQVYVALSRCTSLEGLVLHSKIFPHVIATDKRVLAFAEREADDEYLEQLLKEEKEKFQAEVLVKTFNWDKVILALHDWLQIIPGKKLPDTDETLRLCQDLIKKAIEQREVASKFQNQLRSVLQSGDKDLLQQRVNKAVLYFAKQLVDDIIVPLQQHLASLRFASKVVKYTKELRVIEGIILQQLDRLNSIAFGDLVFVQYEAPVVKPQPDAPKSFKKEKLQKGASHRDTLQLYREGKTLQEIASLRNLTVNTIEGHLATFIYSGDLELDELVPPSKSKVILAVIDNAGMTATSIKQRLSDEFSFGEIRAVMNWHRLQQEQKKQLS; this is encoded by the coding sequence TTGCGACTTCATCTTTCTATGCAGCACGACAGCACAAACACGGTTTTCTCTCTGGCCGCCGATTTGGTAAATCACACGTCGCGGCATCTGTTTCTTACGGGTAAAGCCGGCACGGGCAAGACCACGTTTTTGAAATACATTAAGGATACCACGAAGAAGAACACCGTAATTGTTGCACCAACCGGCGTGGCGGCCATCAACGCAAGCGGCGTTACCATGCACTCTTTCTTTCAATTGCCGTTTGGCCCCTTCGTGCCCGCGTCAACAAATCTTTACAACGGCAACGGGCAGGCAACTGATAAACACAGCTTGTTTAAAAATATTTTTTTCACCTCCAGCAAGCGGGAGTTGCTGCAAGAATTGGAACTGCTCATTATTGACGAAGTAAGCATGGTACGTGCCGACATGCTGGACGCGATGGACGTTATTCTGCGACACTTTCGTAAAAAATATAACGTGCCCTTTGGTGGTGTGCAAGTGGTGTACATTGGCGATTTATTTCAGCTTCCGCCGGTAGTGCAACAGCAAGAGTGGGCCATTCTTAGCGAGCATTACGAAAGTCCTTTTTTCTTTGATGCCAAAGTGGTGAAAGAATCGCCGCCATTGTATATCGAACTAAAGAAAATTTACCGGCAAAACGAACAGCACTTTATTGACATACTTAACCGCATCCGCAACAACATTGCCAACGCAAATGACCTGGCTGAATTGAACAATCGTTACAATCCTTCTTTTAATCCGCCAGCCGAAGAAAAATACATTACGCTTTCCACGCACAACCGCAAGGCCGACGTGATTAACGAAGCTGAGTTAAAAAAGCTGCCCGGCAACTTGCACATGTTTACGGCCGAAGTCACCGGAGAGTTTTCCGATAAGGCTTTGCCAACCGAAATGAATCTTCAATTGAAAGAAGGTGCGCAGGTGATGTTTGTCAAAAACGATTCGGGCACAGAGCGCCGTTACTTTAACGGCAAGCTGGCCATCGTAAAAAAAATCAGCAACGATGAAATAACGGTTTCCTTTGACGACGGCGAAGACTTGAAGCTGGAAAAGGAAACCTGGAAAAACATCCGTTATAATTACGACAAGGAAAAAGGCGATATTGACGAAGAGGAATTGGGCAGCTTTAAGCAATATCCCATTCGATTGGCCTGGGCCATCACCATCCACAAAAGCCAGGGACTTACGTTCAACAAAGCTGTGATTGATGCCGGTTCTTCTTTCGCCGCAGGCCAGGTTTACGTAGCCCTCAGCCGCTGCACCTCGCTGGAAGGATTGGTGTTGCACTCCAAAATTTTTCCGCACGTAATTGCCACAGACAAGCGTGTACTGGCCTTTGCCGAACGAGAAGCCGATGACGAATATTTAGAGCAATTGTTGAAAGAGGAAAAAGAAAAGTTTCAAGCGGAAGTGTTGGTCAAAACATTTAATTGGGACAAGGTTATTTTGGCGCTGCACGACTGGCTGCAAATTATTCCCGGCAAAAAATTACCCGACACCGACGAAACATTGAGACTTTGTCAGGACCTGATTAAAAAAGCCATTGAGCAACGGGAAGTGGCCTCGAAGTTTCAGAACCAATTGCGCAGCGTTTTGCAAAGCGGCGACAAAGACCTCTTGCAGCAACGGGTGAATAAGGCCGTGCTTTATTTCGCCAAACAATTGGTTGACGACATCATTGTTCCCTTGCAACAACATCTTGCTTCGCTGCGCTTTGCCAGCAAGGTTGTGAAATACACGAAAGAGTTGCGGGTTATTGAAGGCATTATTTTGCAGCAATTGGATAGGTTAAACAGCATTGCCTTCGGCGACTTGGTTTTTGTGCAATACGAAGCGCCGGTTGTAAAACCACAACCCGATGCACCAAAAAGCTTCAAGAAAGAGAAGCTGCAAAAAGGTGCCAGCCACAGAGATACCCTACAATTGTATCGCGAAGGAAAAACCTTGCAGGAAATTGCCAGCCTTCGTAACCTGACTGTGAATACCATCGAAGGACATTTAGCCACTTTTATTTACAGCGGCGACCTTGAATTGGATGAATTGGTTCCGCCATCAAAGAGCAAAGTCATTCTTGCCGTAATTGACAATGCAGGAATGACGGCAACTTCTATTAAGCAACGGTTAAGCGATGAATTTTCATTTGGAGAAATAAGAGCCGTTATGAATTGGCACCGCCTACAGCAGGAACAAAAAAAGCAGCTTTCATAA
- the mnmG gene encoding tRNA uridine-5-carboxymethylaminomethyl(34) synthesis enzyme MnmG, whose amino-acid sequence MFQNYDVIVVGAGHAGCEAAAAAANMGSKVLLITMNMQTIAQMSCNPAMGGIAKGQIVREIDALGGYSGIVSDASMIQFRMLNRSKGPAMWSPRSQNDRMLFALKWREMLEQTPNVEFYQDMVKGLLIENGQAAGVLTGLGHKIKAKAVVLTNGTFLNGVIHIGEKRLGGGRVAERSAEGLTEQLVILGFESDRLKTGTPPRVDGRSLDYSKMEEQKGDEAISGFSYLDTPKPSMQRSCWITYTSPEVHDVLKTGFDRSPMFTGRIEGVGPRYCPSIEDKINRFAERDRHQLFVEPEGWNTVEVYVNGFSTSLPEEVQYEALKKVRGFENVKFFRPGYAIEYDYFPPTQLNYSLETKQIENLFFAGQINGTTGYEEAACQGLMAGINAHLKWRGEKPFILKRSDAYIGVLVDDLISKGTQEPYRMFTSRAEFRTLLRQDNADLRLTEQSYRIGLASQERMDKVLQKRKDVEDIKKNLKETALEPSEINAFFQGIGGATISEKQRLEKIILRPNLNLEDLSRNVPKVKEALNGFSKEAIEQAEIQTKYQVYIDKEKELVDRMRQLEDLEIPEIFDYQRIISLGAEAREKLTRVKPRTLGQASRISGINPADVQILMVYMGR is encoded by the coding sequence ATGTTTCAGAATTACGATGTTATTGTTGTTGGGGCCGGTCACGCGGGCTGCGAAGCTGCCGCAGCAGCAGCAAACATGGGTTCAAAAGTTCTTTTGATTACCATGAACATGCAAACCATTGCACAAATGAGCTGCAATCCGGCAATGGGAGGAATTGCAAAAGGGCAAATTGTACGTGAAATAGATGCACTTGGCGGTTATTCAGGGATCGTTTCAGATGCCTCGATGATCCAGTTTCGAATGCTGAATCGTTCTAAAGGTCCAGCTATGTGGAGTCCACGGTCGCAAAACGACCGCATGTTGTTTGCATTGAAATGGCGTGAAATGCTTGAACAAACTCCCAACGTGGAATTTTATCAAGATATGGTAAAGGGTCTTTTGATTGAAAACGGACAAGCCGCTGGCGTGTTAACGGGCTTGGGACATAAGATTAAGGCAAAGGCCGTAGTTCTAACAAATGGAACATTCTTAAACGGCGTTATTCATATCGGTGAGAAAAGACTGGGGGGTGGAAGGGTGGCCGAAAGATCAGCCGAAGGATTAACCGAACAACTTGTGATTTTAGGTTTTGAAAGCGATCGCCTGAAAACGGGCACGCCCCCAAGAGTTGACGGTCGTTCACTCGATTATTCCAAAATGGAAGAGCAAAAAGGCGATGAAGCAATCTCCGGATTTTCATATCTAGACACGCCGAAGCCCTCAATGCAAAGAAGCTGTTGGATCACTTATACATCTCCCGAAGTACACGATGTTTTAAAAACAGGTTTTGATAGAAGCCCGATGTTTACCGGGCGTATTGAAGGAGTGGGGCCGAGATATTGCCCCAGTATTGAGGATAAAATAAACCGCTTTGCCGAAAGAGACCGGCATCAGCTTTTTGTAGAACCCGAAGGTTGGAATACGGTGGAGGTTTACGTCAACGGCTTTTCAACTTCATTACCGGAGGAAGTACAGTACGAAGCTCTAAAGAAGGTCCGGGGGTTTGAAAATGTGAAGTTCTTCAGGCCAGGCTACGCTATTGAATATGATTATTTCCCGCCAACCCAATTGAATTACAGTCTTGAGACAAAGCAAATTGAAAACCTTTTTTTTGCCGGACAGATAAACGGTACGACCGGCTATGAAGAAGCTGCCTGCCAAGGATTAATGGCTGGTATAAACGCCCACTTGAAATGGAGAGGAGAGAAGCCTTTTATACTAAAACGCAGCGATGCCTACATTGGTGTTTTGGTTGATGATTTGATCAGCAAAGGCACACAGGAGCCCTACCGGATGTTTACGTCAAGAGCAGAGTTCCGGACCTTATTACGGCAAGACAATGCCGATCTCCGGCTGACTGAACAGAGCTACCGCATAGGGCTTGCCTCGCAGGAGCGAATGGACAAAGTATTGCAGAAAAGAAAAGACGTAGAAGACATTAAAAAGAACTTAAAGGAAACTGCTCTTGAGCCATCCGAAATCAATGCCTTTTTTCAAGGCATTGGCGGGGCTACCATTTCCGAAAAGCAACGGCTGGAAAAAATTATCCTTCGTCCAAACCTCAACCTGGAAGATTTAAGCAGAAACGTTCCAAAAGTGAAAGAGGCGTTGAATGGCTTTTCGAAAGAAGCAATAGAACAGGCTGAGATTCAAACCAAGTATCAAGTTTACATTGATAAGGAAAAAGAACTGGTTGACCGGATGCGGCAACTGGAAGATCTTGAAATTCCAGAAATATTTGATTATCAACGAATTATATCACTTGGAGCGGAGGCCAGAGAGAAACTTACCCGGGTAAAGCCCAGAACTTTGGGTCAAGCCAGTCGTATTTCGGGCATTAACCCTGCCGATGTGCAAATACTGATGGTTTACATGGGAAGATAA
- the ybeY gene encoding rRNA maturation RNase YbeY: MKKQTSPKIHFHYLSTGFHFSDRNRLKEFLLKQLKKKKRTVETINYIFCNDAYLHKINRKYLNHDTYTDIITFELSPKNEPLVADIFISIDQIKDNAYRFRSSFKEELHRVIFHGALHLAGFKDKTKEDSRLMRLAEDLWIEQYFVPREIKS, from the coding sequence ATGAAGAAGCAGACTTCTCCGAAGATTCATTTCCATTATTTAAGCACAGGCTTTCATTTTTCCGACAGAAACAGGCTTAAAGAGTTCCTCCTAAAACAGTTGAAAAAGAAGAAGAGAACTGTTGAAACCATCAATTATATTTTTTGCAACGATGCTTACCTACATAAAATCAATAGAAAATACCTCAACCATGATACATACACCGATATCATCACGTTCGAGCTTTCCCCTAAGAACGAGCCGCTAGTGGCAGACATTTTTATTAGCATTGACCAGATAAAGGATAACGCTTACCGCTTCCGCTCTTCTTTTAAAGAGGAGCTACACCGTGTAATTTTTCACGGAGCATTGCACTTGGCGGGCTTTAAGGATAAAACAAAAGAAGACTCTCGGCTGATGCGCCTTGCAGAAGACTTGTGGATTGAGCAATATTTTGTTCCACGTGAAATAAAGTCCTAG
- a CDS encoding FeoA family protein, with protein sequence MRLSQLKAGQRGKVKGFESSELELKLMEMGCIPGEIVIVEQIAPLGDPISIRISGYSLSLRKNEAHQILLED encoded by the coding sequence ATGCGTTTATCACAGTTAAAAGCTGGGCAGAGAGGAAAAGTAAAAGGGTTTGAGAGTTCAGAATTAGAATTGAAGCTAATGGAGATGGGCTGTATCCCGGGTGAAATTGTTATAGTTGAACAGATTGCTCCTCTCGGCGACCCAATCTCTATTCGCATTTCCGGGTACTCACTAAGTCTTCGGAAAAACGAAGCGCACCAAATTCTACTGGAAGATTAA
- the nadD gene encoding nicotinate (nicotinamide) nucleotide adenylyltransferase, with the protein MKIGLYFGSFNPIHTGHLIIANHILNETDLQKIWFVVSPQNPFKPSATLLNEYDRLYLTQIAIKEDERLKASDIEFSLSKPSFTAHTLVYLSEKYPAHRFSIIMGSDSFQNIEKWKNATAILDNYPLFIYRRPGFEVENNLGAKIMIMDAPVLEISATYIRECIQKGKSIKYLVPQLVEEEIEKSAFYKKSYKK; encoded by the coding sequence ATGAAAATTGGTCTCTACTTCGGCTCGTTTAACCCAATTCATACTGGCCACCTCATCATTGCTAATCATATTTTAAACGAAACGGATCTGCAAAAAATATGGTTTGTGGTTTCGCCTCAAAACCCGTTTAAGCCCTCGGCTACTCTTCTCAATGAATATGACCGGTTGTATCTGACGCAAATAGCAATAAAGGAGGATGAGAGACTTAAAGCTAGCGATATCGAATTTTCATTATCGAAGCCTTCTTTTACCGCTCATACGCTTGTGTATTTAAGCGAAAAATATCCCGCCCATCGGTTTTCCATTATTATGGGAAGCGATAGTTTTCAAAATATTGAAAAGTGGAAAAACGCGACGGCTATACTTGACAATTATCCCCTCTTCATTTATCGCCGCCCCGGATTTGAGGTTGAGAATAATTTGGGAGCAAAAATTATGATAATGGATGCACCCGTTCTGGAAATCTCGGCAACATACATCCGTGAGTGCATTCAAAAAGGAAAGTCTATAAAGTACTTAGTTCCGCAATTGGTAGAAGAAGAAATTGAGAAGAGCGCCTTCTACAAAAAGTCTTATAAAAAGTAA
- a CDS encoding chromate transporter, which translates to MMLRHIPFLKRVFLYSITAFGGPQAHIAMMMKLFVDRTPYITKEELLEYNAFCNLLPGASSTQTVTLIGYKRGGVPLAILTLIVWVSPACILMGAFSFLLPHIESQQLDRRLFQYVPSMAVGFLVYAAVKAFGISVKNLITWIIMLLCVGATYIFFKSPWIFPVLIVLSGAATNISKKRIPDFEISQKKVKWANAWLFVTIFLLAGFFSETSRKKDWSARKPLNLFENTYRMGSLVFGGGHVLMPMMYEQYSVRPEVRKITDPAGARNQIEIGKEEMTTGMGIVRAIPGPVFSIASFTGGMALKNMGAAVQVLGCLIGAVAIFLPSALLVLFFFPVWNYLKKYAIVYRSLEGINAAVVGIMIASTLYIMKDISLADATAESLLNLSFIICTFLLLRFTRIYSPFIVGVCLLLGYFL; encoded by the coding sequence ATGATGCTTCGACACATTCCTTTTTTAAAGCGGGTTTTTTTGTATAGCATCACGGCTTTTGGTGGTCCGCAGGCGCACATTGCCATGATGATGAAACTGTTTGTTGACCGGACACCCTATATAACCAAAGAAGAATTGTTGGAATACAATGCATTTTGCAATCTTTTACCAGGCGCCTCTTCCACCCAAACTGTAACCCTTATTGGCTACAAAAGGGGTGGTGTGCCTTTGGCCATTTTAACTCTAATCGTTTGGGTATCACCGGCTTGTATATTGATGGGTGCTTTTTCCTTTTTGCTTCCGCACATTGAAAGCCAACAGTTAGATAGGCGGTTATTTCAATATGTTCCTTCGATGGCTGTTGGTTTTCTGGTTTATGCGGCGGTAAAAGCCTTCGGTATATCGGTTAAGAATTTAATCACGTGGATAATCATGCTTCTGTGCGTTGGAGCTACGTATATTTTTTTTAAATCCCCTTGGATATTCCCTGTTTTAATTGTTTTAAGCGGCGCTGCTACCAACATTAGCAAAAAGCGTATTCCTGATTTCGAGATTAGCCAGAAGAAAGTCAAGTGGGCCAATGCTTGGCTGTTTGTAACCATTTTTTTACTTGCGGGCTTTTTTAGCGAAACATCGCGCAAAAAAGATTGGTCAGCGCGAAAGCCGCTAAATCTTTTTGAAAATACTTACCGAATGGGGAGTCTGGTTTTTGGCGGTGGACATGTGCTTATGCCCATGATGTACGAGCAATACTCGGTAAGGCCAGAGGTGAGAAAAATTACCGATCCGGCTGGCGCAAGAAATCAGATTGAGATTGGCAAAGAGGAAATGACCACCGGAATGGGCATTGTTCGTGCCATACCCGGTCCTGTATTTTCCATTGCTTCTTTTACTGGCGGCATGGCTTTAAAAAACATGGGGGCAGCTGTACAAGTTCTTGGCTGTTTAATAGGAGCGGTAGCTATTTTTTTGCCCAGTGCGCTGCTTGTGTTATTCTTTTTCCCGGTTTGGAATTACCTCAAAAAATATGCGATTGTTTATCGTTCACTGGAAGGAATTAACGCAGCCGTGGTCGGTATCATGATTGCCTCAACACTTTATATCATGAAAGACATTTCGCTGGCCGATGCAACAGCCGAAAGTCTTCTAAACCTTTCTTTTATTATCTGTACGTTTTTGCTGTTGCGCTTTACCCGGATTTATTCGCCCTTCATTGTAGGCGTCTGTTTGCTACTGGGTTACTTTTTATAA
- a CDS encoding ABC-F family ATP-binding cassette domain-containing protein — protein MISVNNVSLSFGKRVLFDEVNITFNKGNCYGIIGANGAGKSTFLKILSGEIEPNKGKVDITPGERLAVLKQNHFEFDEQTVLNTVLMGHKKMWDVMHRKDAIYADPNATEDDYMKAGELEAEFGEMGGYTAESDAATLLSELGVGEEFHQSFLKDIPSNMKVRVLLAQAIFGNPDILLLDEPTNGLDIETIGWLENFLADYENIVLVVSHDRHFLDAVCTHVADVDRSKIKVFTGNYTFWYESSQLMARQLSDKNKKTEDKRQALLDFIARFSANASKSRQATSRKKALEKLTIEEIEPSNRRYPGIIFQPQREVGNQILNVENLSKSVDGRLLFDKVTFSVNKGEKIAFFSKDPSAVTSFFGIINGDEEANKGKFEWGTTITKAYLPLENTEFFGNGLNLMEWLRQYVPQHVTDADEPFLRGFLGKMLFSGDDILKKTDVLSGGEKVRCMISRMMLQNPNLIVLDQPTNHLDLESIQSFNEGCISFPGIVFLTSHDHTFMQTVSNRVIELTPKGIIDRLMSFDEYLEDKRVKELREEMYGEAVMA, from the coding sequence ATGATTTCAGTAAATAATGTTTCGCTTTCCTTTGGAAAGCGGGTTCTTTTTGACGAAGTAAACATCACCTTTAACAAGGGAAATTGCTACGGCATTATCGGTGCAAACGGCGCCGGTAAATCTACCTTTCTGAAAATTCTTTCTGGCGAGATTGAGCCCAACAAAGGCAAAGTTGACATTACTCCGGGCGAACGCCTGGCTGTGTTAAAGCAGAATCATTTTGAGTTTGACGAACAAACAGTACTGAACACAGTGCTGATGGGCCACAAAAAAATGTGGGACGTGATGCACAGAAAGGACGCTATTTATGCCGATCCAAATGCAACAGAAGATGATTACATGAAGGCGGGCGAATTGGAAGCCGAGTTCGGCGAGATGGGTGGTTACACGGCCGAAAGTGACGCGGCAACCTTGTTGAGTGAATTGGGTGTGGGCGAAGAGTTTCATCAATCTTTTTTGAAAGACATTCCTTCCAACATGAAAGTGCGGGTGCTGTTGGCGCAAGCAATCTTTGGCAACCCCGACATTCTGCTTCTTGACGAACCGACCAACGGACTTGATATTGAAACCATTGGCTGGCTTGAAAACTTTCTGGCCGATTATGAAAACATTGTACTCGTTGTTTCGCACGACCGTCACTTTTTGGATGCGGTTTGTACACACGTAGCCGATGTGGACCGCTCAAAAATCAAAGTCTTTACCGGCAACTATACTTTCTGGTACGAGTCATCACAACTGATGGCCCGCCAACTTTCTGACAAGAATAAGAAAACAGAAGACAAGCGTCAGGCGCTTTTGGATTTCATTGCCCGTTTCTCGGCCAATGCGTCTAAATCCCGTCAGGCTACTTCACGTAAAAAGGCTTTGGAAAAACTGACAATTGAAGAGATAGAGCCTTCTAACCGCCGTTATCCGGGAATTATTTTTCAGCCGCAGCGTGAAGTGGGAAACCAGATTTTGAACGTTGAAAATCTTTCCAAATCAGTAGACGGACGTCTGCTGTTTGATAAGGTTACGTTTAGCGTAAATAAGGGAGAAAAGATCGCCTTCTTTAGCAAGGATCCTTCTGCCGTTACTTCTTTCTTTGGAATTATCAATGGCGATGAAGAAGCCAACAAAGGCAAGTTTGAATGGGGCACTACCATCACAAAAGCTTACCTGCCGCTGGAGAACACAGAGTTTTTTGGAAACGGCCTGAACCTGATGGAGTGGCTTCGGCAATATGTTCCTCAACACGTAACGGATGCAGACGAACCTTTCCTGCGCGGCTTTTTAGGCAAGATGCTTTTCAGCGGCGACGATATTTTGAAGAAGACAGATGTGTTGAGCGGAGGCGAAAAAGTTCGCTGCATGATCAGCCGCATGATGTTGCAAAATCCTAACCTCATCGTTCTTGACCAGCCTACCAATCATTTGGATCTGGAAAGTATTCAAAGCTTCAACGAAGGCTGCATTTCTTTCCCCGGCATTGTGTTTTTAACCTCACACGACCATACCTTTATGCAAACCGTTTCTAACCGTGTGATTGAATTGACACCTAAAGGCATCATTGACCGCCTGATGAGCTTTGATGAATATTTGGAAGACAAGCGGGTAAAAGAACTTCGGGAAGAAATGTACGGTGAAGCGGTGATGGCATAA